From a single Gammaproteobacteria bacterium genomic region:
- a CDS encoding EAL domain-containing protein, with translation MRIRADKIFLLSLVWLSFIIILIKAYSPLLLSILTPLCVLFTLWATGTLTSAKQSQPVENKADSIQQASPSPHNEVASKQELLLPDQLFFNEIFSKSNNYAKRHNKSNAVLLIEIERLHEENVDLNAQILKRILATLRAEDIIMQPAKNQFIILISDIGQEKFASSVAQKILHTFKTPFERNHHNIKLSAKIGIALYPHDGLEVDELLQKANSAIDKIRNDSNISFQFYDAELNQLAQTFLELQNELRKAVEKNELSLYYQPQIRVKTGSITGVESLLRWNHPTLGNVPPAQIITLAEETGLIVKISEWAILQACKVNKYWQDEGYEHIDIGVNISAKQFYHPNFVPLIRHALRISLLTASYLTLEINESTIMSDTDNAGKIMADIHRLGVKIVLDHFGTGYTSISQLKHFPLTAVKIDRLFIKGTPDTPNDTAITNAFISLAHHLGLEVIAEGVETANQAEYLTLQDCDILQGYYLGHPQDADTITHQLVKLREGILF, from the coding sequence ATGCGAATCCGGGCTGACAAGATTTTTCTTTTAAGCCTTGTGTGGTTAAGTTTTATTATTATCCTCATAAAAGCCTACTCGCCCCTCCTTCTTTCCATTCTGACCCCCCTGTGTGTTTTGTTTACGCTTTGGGCTACTGGGACACTCACTTCAGCAAAACAATCGCAGCCTGTGGAAAACAAGGCAGATTCAATACAACAAGCCTCTCCTTCACCACACAACGAAGTTGCATCAAAACAAGAACTCCTCCTGCCAGATCAACTTTTCTTTAATGAAATATTTAGTAAATCAAATAATTATGCAAAGCGCCACAATAAATCAAATGCTGTTTTATTAATTGAGATTGAACGTTTGCATGAAGAAAATGTCGATTTGAATGCACAAATTTTAAAACGTATTCTTGCGACTTTGCGTGCTGAAGATATTATAATGCAACCCGCAAAAAATCAATTTATCATTTTAATTAGTGATATTGGTCAAGAAAAATTTGCAAGCTCAGTCGCACAAAAAATTTTACACACTTTTAAAACACCATTTGAGCGTAATCATCACAATATAAAACTAAGCGCTAAAATTGGCATTGCACTTTATCCTCATGATGGTCTAGAGGTTGATGAACTTTTACAAAAAGCCAATTCTGCTATTGATAAAATTCGCAACGATTCAAACATCAGTTTCCAATTTTACGATGCCGAGTTGAATCAACTCGCACAAACTTTTTTGGAATTACAAAACGAGCTTCGAAAAGCTGTAGAAAAAAATGAGTTATCCCTTTATTACCAACCTCAAATTCGCGTAAAAACAGGAAGCATTACAGGTGTTGAATCCTTATTACGTTGGAATCACCCCACCCTTGGCAACGTTCCTCCTGCGCAAATTATAACATTAGCAGAAGAAACTGGATTAATTGTTAAAATCTCAGAATGGGCAATTCTGCAAGCATGTAAGGTTAATAAATATTGGCAAGATGAAGGCTATGAACACATTGATATTGGAGTGAATATTTCTGCCAAACAATTTTATCACCCGAACTTTGTCCCACTCATTCGTCATGCACTACGTATTTCACTGTTAACAGCTTCTTATTTAACACTTGAGATTAATGAATCAACAATTATGTCTGATACGGATAATGCTGGGAAAATTATGGCAGACATTCATCGATTAGGTGTTAAAATTGTGCTCGACCATTTTGGCACAGGCTATACCTCTATTAGCCAACTTAAACACTTTCCGCTTACTGCAGTGAAAATTGATCGACTTTTTATTAAGGGCACACCAGATACGCCAAATGATACTGCTATTACTAACGCATTTATTTCCCTTGCTCATCATCTAGGGCTTGAAGTGATAGCCGAGGGAGTCGAAACTGCCAATCAAGCCGAGTACTTAACCCTTCAGGATTGTGATATTTTGCAAGGTTATTATTTGGGGCATCCTCAAGATGCCGATACGATTACCCATCAATTAGTCAAACTGAGAGAAGGCATACTATTTTAA
- a CDS encoding efflux RND transporter permease subunit, whose translation MNLPGFCIHRPAFTIVISLLLIIVGVIGYMNLPIRWIPSVIPPEVSIQTAYPGANAKIVEKDVTKVIEEMLSGLSGVETLTSASRQGESQISITFKLGKNMDTVVEDVRSSIERVRGILPREAENPIVRKADPDNQPIMYVSFFNPNYSPRELSDYVEKYILPSFETIEGVGNAPLYGKRNTALRVALDPLKMASSKVSIEEVNQALQEQSLSLPTGQIRGIDRNYSVVLNTALKTEDEFNHLIIRKNQNQLVRLSDIGDAKFAPEDTYSAFRVMTKPALAIGIVPQSTANPLDVEQRVQKTLADLKRSLPAGMIMSVEYNQADYIRASIHSVYESFIEAILFVWIVIFAFLCSFRATLIPIITIPVCLIASFAFLYFLGFSINTLTLMALVLAIGLVVDDAIVMLENVSRHIENGLPVFQAALIGSKEIIFPIIAMTITLTAVYAPIAFTPGLLGVLFREFTFTLAGAVLISGIVALTLSPMMCARFLKATSGAPSRYSVWLTKGMTGLQNRYKLLLQRVFGRRKWVMLGLILTLISGFGLYHFISAELSPAEDMNEINVYVMAPRSASFEYTDSYVRQLEAIYSTMPEIESFFSQGGRYSPSFAYQVLKLKPKGLRTRTADEIIHAITSQADRITGIRINVFTPKPALAEIAQGDSGDNLGLVLMTTNEYADLQKSTQQIMELIRQDLGFVHVENGLKWDTEQFELNIERDKIADLNVSLNTINNTLSTLIAGKKIGKIDDANILVQMKDSFLTDPNLFQQLYVRNLQGNMIALSQLVSIKETVTSQVFRHYNRLRSDTIAVTLAPTFKLADAIKKLETIAKANLPDSIKFSFTGEAKSFLESNGKVIFTFTLALIFIYLVLVAQFESFIDPFVILFTVPFAVIGAFITLKLFGGTFNIYSNIGLITLIGLVAKHGILITDFANRLRREGYSINDAIIQSAMLRIRPILMTTAAMILGAMPLAFAYGPGAESRQQIGLVITGGLFFGTVFSLFVVPVMYTYFAPFRKISILKEQT comes from the coding sequence GTGAACTTACCTGGATTTTGTATTCACCGACCCGCTTTTACGATCGTCATTAGTCTCCTATTAATCATTGTTGGCGTGATTGGCTATATGAATTTGCCGATTCGCTGGATTCCGAGCGTCATCCCACCTGAGGTTAGTATTCAAACAGCGTATCCCGGGGCAAACGCTAAAATAGTTGAGAAAGATGTTACTAAAGTTATTGAAGAAATGTTATCAGGATTGAGTGGCGTTGAAACGCTTACTTCTGCAAGTCGTCAAGGCGAATCACAAATTTCAATTACCTTCAAACTTGGTAAAAATATGGATACAGTGGTGGAAGATGTGCGTAGTAGCATTGAACGAGTGCGAGGTATTTTACCACGAGAAGCGGAAAATCCCATTGTCCGCAAAGCCGATCCTGATAATCAACCCATTATGTATGTTTCATTTTTTAACCCAAATTATTCGCCCCGTGAACTTAGTGATTATGTTGAGAAATATATATTACCTTCATTTGAAACGATTGAGGGTGTAGGAAATGCGCCTTTGTACGGTAAACGAAATACTGCATTAAGGGTTGCACTCGATCCATTGAAAATGGCAAGTTCCAAAGTAAGTATTGAAGAAGTTAATCAAGCTTTACAAGAGCAAAGTCTTTCGTTGCCCACCGGTCAAATCAGAGGGATTGATCGCAATTATAGCGTTGTGCTTAATACCGCATTAAAAACTGAAGATGAATTCAATCATTTAATTATTCGCAAAAATCAAAATCAACTCGTTCGCTTAAGTGATATTGGTGATGCTAAGTTTGCGCCTGAAGATACTTATTCAGCTTTCCGTGTGATGACCAAACCTGCGCTTGCCATAGGGATAGTGCCGCAATCCACAGCAAATCCATTAGATGTTGAACAAAGAGTGCAAAAAACTTTAGCCGATCTTAAACGCAGCTTACCCGCGGGCATGATAATGAGTGTTGAATACAATCAAGCTGATTACATTCGTGCTTCAATTCATAGTGTTTACGAATCTTTTATTGAAGCAATACTTTTTGTTTGGATTGTTATTTTCGCTTTTTTATGCAGCTTTCGTGCCACCCTTATTCCTATTATCACCATTCCTGTGTGCTTAATTGCGTCATTTGCTTTTTTATATTTCTTGGGATTTTCCATTAATACTTTAACTCTCATGGCACTTGTACTTGCCATTGGACTTGTGGTTGATGACGCCATTGTGATGTTAGAAAATGTCAGTCGTCATATTGAAAATGGCTTGCCTGTTTTTCAAGCTGCGCTTATTGGTAGTAAAGAAATAATTTTTCCTATCATTGCTATGACGATTACGCTAACAGCTGTTTACGCGCCCATCGCTTTTACACCAGGCTTACTAGGTGTTCTATTTAGAGAATTCACTTTTACTTTAGCTGGTGCTGTATTAATTTCGGGTATTGTCGCGCTAACCCTATCTCCAATGATGTGTGCACGTTTTCTCAAAGCAACATCAGGGGCGCCGAGTCGCTATTCAGTTTGGCTGACAAAGGGTATGACTGGGTTACAGAATCGGTATAAATTACTTTTGCAACGGGTATTTGGTCGTCGCAAATGGGTCATGCTAGGACTCATCTTAACTCTAATTTCTGGATTTGGTTTATATCATTTTATTTCTGCTGAGTTATCCCCAGCTGAAGATATGAATGAAATTAACGTTTATGTCATGGCTCCTCGTAGCGCAAGCTTTGAGTATACGGACAGTTATGTTCGCCAACTTGAAGCGATATATTCAACTATGCCTGAAATAGAATCATTTTTTAGTCAGGGAGGCAGGTATTCGCCTTCCTTTGCTTATCAAGTTTTAAAATTGAAACCTAAAGGATTACGCACTAGAACCGCTGATGAAATTATTCATGCTATTACTTCGCAAGCAGACCGCATTACTGGCATTCGAATCAATGTATTTACACCGAAACCTGCGCTCGCTGAAATTGCGCAAGGTGATTCGGGCGATAATTTAGGTTTAGTGCTCATGACAACGAATGAGTACGCTGATTTACAAAAATCAACGCAACAAATTATGGAGCTCATTAGGCAAGACCTTGGTTTTGTGCATGTAGAAAATGGATTGAAGTGGGATACGGAGCAGTTTGAATTGAATATTGAAAGAGATAAAATTGCTGATTTAAATGTATCTCTCAATACAATTAATAACACCTTATCTACTTTAATCGCTGGAAAAAAAATTGGCAAGATCGATGATGCTAATATACTTGTACAAATGAAAGATAGCTTCCTCACTGATCCAAATTTATTTCAACAACTGTATGTGCGAAATTTACAAGGTAATATGATCGCGCTTTCTCAATTAGTATCAATTAAAGAAACAGTAACTTCGCAAGTTTTTCGGCATTACAATCGTCTACGTTCTGATACAATTGCTGTTACTTTAGCGCCGACGTTTAAATTAGCCGACGCTATTAAGAAATTAGAAACTATTGCTAAAGCTAATTTGCCGGATAGTATTAAGTTCAGTTTCACCGGAGAAGCCAAAAGTTTTCTAGAATCAAATGGGAAAGTCATCTTTACTTTTACGTTAGCCCTCATTTTTATTTATTTAGTTTTAGTTGCTCAGTTTGAAAGTTTCATCGATCCCTTTGTCATTCTGTTTACCGTTCCTTTTGCGGTCATTGGTGCATTTATAACCCTCAAATTATTTGGCGGTACGTTTAATATCTACAGCAACATAGGCTTAATCACGTTGATTGGGCTGGTTGCGAAGCACGGCATTTTAATCACTGATTTTGCAAATCGTTTGCGGAGAGAAGGGTATTCAATTAATGATGCAATCATACAATCTGCTATGCTACGAATTCGACCGATCCTCATGACGACTGCAGCCATGATTTTAGGTGCCATGCCACTTGCTTTTGCGTATGGTCCTGGCGCTGAGAGTAGACAGCAAATTGGCTTGGTGATTACAGGAGGATTGTTTTTTGGGACTGTTTTCTCCTTATTTGTGGTCCCCGTGATGTATACTTATTTTGCACCTTTTAGAAAAATATCTATCCTTAAAGAGCAGACTTAA
- a CDS encoding efflux RND transporter periplasmic adaptor subunit, with amino-acid sequence MIKYKKICIVLFGLIALLVVWLYINHSVKAAKIENPSVWVSAVKVKPSQLERKITAVGTLFTRSVEITPEVAGHINAILFQDGVEVKAEMPLFKFEDAIYQSKYELAQAKFSYSKNKYERIKILSTKGIVSKQALDEAEAEYKEKKADADESRVMLSKIKLTAPFDGILSRSKVNIGEFVTIGQSLVTLTDTTHLRVEYHVPETFLRYIKPGQPVQITTPAFPNKKFFGKVAYIAPTLNSDNRSLSLYAEIENPKHELLSGMFVNVEHSLGNSEHILLIPARSLVPGLEGEQVFKIVDRKAQPVPVEVGTRLAAEIQIVKGLSANDIVITDGQLKVKKGLPVEFKLEDRTS; translated from the coding sequence ATGATAAAGTATAAAAAAATTTGTATCGTATTGTTTGGTTTGATAGCTTTGCTAGTTGTTTGGTTATATATAAATCATTCCGTAAAAGCTGCAAAAATTGAAAACCCATCTGTGTGGGTGTCAGCAGTGAAAGTAAAACCATCTCAATTGGAACGCAAAATAACAGCGGTTGGAACATTATTTACTCGGAGTGTAGAAATTACACCAGAAGTCGCGGGACATATTAATGCAATTTTATTTCAAGATGGTGTTGAAGTAAAAGCTGAAATGCCTTTATTTAAATTTGAGGATGCAATCTATCAATCTAAATACGAATTAGCTCAAGCTAAGTTTTCTTACAGTAAAAATAAATACGAGCGAATTAAAATACTGAGTACAAAAGGCATCGTATCAAAGCAAGCGTTGGATGAAGCTGAAGCTGAGTATAAAGAGAAAAAAGCTGATGCGGATGAGAGTCGCGTTATGCTTAGTAAAATTAAATTAACAGCACCTTTCGACGGTATATTGAGTCGAAGTAAAGTAAATATTGGTGAATTCGTTACCATCGGTCAAAGTTTAGTGACCCTTACTGATACAACCCATTTGCGTGTTGAATATCATGTACCTGAGACTTTCCTTCGTTATATTAAACCGGGTCAACCTGTCCAAATTACCACACCCGCCTTTCCTAATAAAAAATTTTTTGGAAAAGTTGCCTACATTGCTCCTACACTAAATTCAGATAATCGGTCTCTTTCCCTTTATGCGGAAATTGAGAATCCAAAGCATGAATTATTATCGGGGATGTTTGTGAATGTTGAACATTCATTAGGAAATAGTGAGCATATTTTATTGATTCCTGCGCGCAGTTTAGTACCAGGCTTAGAAGGCGAACAAGTGTTTAAAATTGTGGATCGAAAAGCCCAGCCTGTACCCGTTGAAGTCGGTACGCGACTTGCAGCTGAGATACAAATTGTCAAAGGATTAAGCGCAAATGATATTGTCATCACGGATGGGCAATTAAAAGTTAAAAAAGGTTTGCCCGTTGAATTCAAATTAGAAGACCGCACATCGTGA
- a CDS encoding BolA family transcriptional regulator encodes MVNAVNKKELIIKRLQEKFSPVLLDVIDESDKHIGHAGHQGGGRHFAIIISSESFIGLNRVDVHRKIYALFNDLIPDEIHALRIVIKR; translated from the coding sequence ATGGTTAATGCTGTCAATAAAAAAGAGCTCATCATCAAACGTTTGCAAGAAAAATTTTCTCCAGTCTTACTGGACGTGATTGATGAGAGTGATAAGCATATTGGACATGCTGGCCACCAAGGTGGCGGTCGGCATTTTGCTATTATCATTTCAAGCGAAAGTTTCATTGGATTGAATCGAGTTGATGTACATCGAAAAATTTATGCTTTATTTAATGATTTGATCCCAGATGAAATTCACGCACTACGCATTGTAATTAAGCGCTGA
- the udk gene encoding uridine kinase, which produces MNRKSPIIIGISGASASGKSLLANTIVNELGTDQVVVISEDSYYKDHSNIPFEQRAQINYDHPDSIDHQLLYQHLMELQMGKTVEVPIYNHAMHLRERETRRIGQHAIIVLEGILLFVEKQLRELMDIRIFMETALDICLIRRLKRDIKERGRTLDSVLKQYEETVRPMYLQFIDPSKRYADLIVPRGGGNRIAIDMIKAKMRELLGDLRNNASIPPVDDKR; this is translated from the coding sequence TTGAATCGAAAAAGTCCCATCATCATTGGTATATCTGGCGCTTCTGCCTCGGGGAAAAGTTTATTAGCAAATACAATTGTCAATGAGCTAGGCACGGATCAAGTCGTCGTTATTTCAGAGGATTCTTATTACAAAGATCATAGTAATATTCCCTTTGAACAACGCGCGCAAATTAACTATGACCATCCTGACTCCATCGACCATCAACTGCTTTATCAACATCTTATGGAATTGCAAATGGGTAAAACCGTTGAAGTTCCCATTTACAATCATGCCATGCATTTACGTGAACGTGAAACGAGACGGATTGGTCAACATGCCATTATTGTATTAGAAGGTATCTTATTATTTGTCGAAAAACAGTTACGCGAATTAATGGATATCCGAATCTTTATGGAAACCGCATTAGATATTTGTTTAATTCGGCGCTTAAAAAGAGATATTAAAGAACGCGGGCGGACATTGGATTCAGTTTTGAAGCAGTACGAAGAAACAGTCCGACCGATGTACTTGCAATTTATTGATCCTTCTAAACGTTATGCAGACCTCATAGTTCCTCGTGGTGGCGGCAACCGAATTGCCATCGATATGATTAAAGCAAAAATGCGTGAATTACTAGGTGATCTCCGCAATAATGCCTCGATTCCACCCGTGGATGATAAGCGATAA
- a CDS encoding septation protein IspZ translates to MKFLYDILPVFLFFIAFKFYDIYVATVVGIIATLLQVFITRLWHGKWDNKELITCGVFIIFGGMTLYFHNPIFVKWKPTIVFGIFSIVIFATQFITAKPLMQRLMENALGEKGIVPPKVWLRINLIWSAFFLGMAALNLYIAYYMSNEAWVNFKFYGISLALIGISVVQAVYLIRFTSETDKNNG, encoded by the coding sequence ATGAAATTCCTTTATGACATTCTTCCGGTTTTTTTATTTTTCATCGCATTTAAATTCTATGATATTTACGTTGCGACAGTTGTGGGTATTATTGCAACGCTTCTGCAAGTTTTTATTACACGCCTCTGGCATGGGAAATGGGATAATAAAGAATTAATTACTTGTGGCGTCTTTATTATTTTTGGCGGCATGACGCTTTATTTTCATAATCCGATTTTTGTCAAATGGAAACCTACTATTGTATTTGGTATTTTTTCAATCGTAATTTTTGCTACCCAATTCATTACAGCGAAGCCTCTGATGCAACGGTTAATGGAGAATGCTTTAGGTGAAAAAGGCATCGTTCCACCTAAAGTTTGGTTGCGCATTAATTTAATTTGGAGTGCGTTTTTTCTTGGTATGGCTGCGTTGAATCTCTATATAGCTTACTACATGAGTAATGAAGCATGGGTTAATTTTAAATTTTATGGCATTTCTCTGGCGCTAATCGGTATTAGCGTTGTGCAAGCTGTTTATTTGATTCGTTTTACCTCAGAGACAGATAAAAACAATGGTTAA
- a CDS encoding Hsp33 family molecular chaperone HslO codes for MNNSDFIQRFLFETLPVRGEYIFLHQSYQTIIAQHEYPPAIKRLLGEALAISGMLSAIIKFEGRLTVQFQGKGPLKLLLAQSDHQFNLRGLAQWSEDLTYEQLMQSLHEGILVVMVDPFKSQNRQQGVVEWRGNSLAESIEHYFRVSEQLPTTIHLAVDDQSAAGFLLQPIPGKRDKIILEEEEIDAYHLKAQNLNLNPTSLLKGDLQTLLPSLFPEDELRIFDKHAVAFKCTCSRERSGEAIYILGRAEAEAELKDKQVITVTCDFCNQEFNFDRHDVEYIFISHEEPPNANLH; via the coding sequence ATGAATAATAGCGATTTTATTCAAAGATTTTTATTTGAAACCTTACCCGTTCGTGGGGAATATATTTTTCTTCACCAATCCTATCAAACGATAATCGCCCAACATGAGTATCCCCCAGCGATTAAACGCTTACTTGGAGAAGCTTTAGCGATTAGTGGGATGTTAAGCGCTATCATTAAATTTGAAGGACGACTTACCGTACAATTTCAGGGAAAAGGTCCATTAAAGTTATTATTAGCGCAATCGGATCATCAATTTAATTTACGCGGGCTGGCGCAATGGAGCGAAGACCTTACTTATGAACAATTAATGCAATCGCTTCATGAAGGGATTCTCGTCGTTATGGTCGATCCGTTTAAAAGCCAAAATCGTCAGCAAGGTGTAGTGGAATGGCGTGGAAATTCATTGGCCGAGTCGATTGAACATTATTTTCGCGTTTCAGAACAACTTCCTACTACCATCCATTTAGCTGTGGATGACCAATCGGCCGCAGGATTTTTGTTACAACCTATACCTGGCAAACGCGATAAAATTATTTTAGAAGAGGAAGAAATCGATGCTTATCATCTTAAAGCCCAAAACCTCAATTTAAATCCGACAAGTCTACTTAAAGGTGATTTGCAAACTTTATTACCAAGTCTCTTTCCAGAAGATGAATTAAGAATTTTTGATAAACACGCTGTAGCTTTTAAATGCACCTGTTCAAGAGAACGTAGCGGCGAAGCAATCTATATTTTAGGCCGGGCGGAAGCAGAGGCAGAGTTGAAGGATAAGCAAGTTATTACTGTTACGTGTGATTTTTGTAATCAAGAATTTAATTTTGATCGTCATGATGTGGAATATATTTTTATCTCCCATGAAGAACCACCTAACGCAAACTTACATTAG
- a CDS encoding GGDEF domain-containing protein has translation MDIDVDQRQVTQDEKLQITQQVKAELVDHLYEGCLPGTISGVVISIALFLIYYKQAQTFWLLAWLAFFNLMMVALTGLYYLYIRHKSMLSLQNWEWAYVGLMAGCAIAWVPGIFLLPQDFTRQYLALTTFFLATTGYATGSIGQFGLCVLTLNIMLLPLMAWSFYQGGLFYNIIGVYSLIYMGFMIGINLRSTRWFKESLKLKLENTLVSYQANHDLLTDLPNQRLLPQYVESSIEFVQKSNQTFALVCFSLNRMEVIEDSLGAQAGNAIIRSVSDRLSLLLQQLQKSQNAPRVITTISRKDTFNLVFVPMEESEVMKYVEQLFSILADPFYLEQRSVRMTASIGISLYPKDGLSTQALLINADAAMLSAKQFGGNRLEFYREEINAQLPKQLELESDLHTALQNKEFQLNYQPLIDIETRQIYGMEALIRWPHAIHGFISPMHFIPIAEETGLIIPIGEWVLQEACFQTKRWHDMGFKGLKVAVNLAEKQLRHESIIDTIKRAILLTGIDPLCLELEITETAILDEKVIPIIQQIKSLGLSLAVDDFGTGYSGLSYLKRFSVDKLKIDQSFIRDIPDNNDSMTIVSAIIAMAKELKLKTLAEGVETLAQLDFLTIKGCDFAQGYYFSKPVPANLFTEILEKQKNAMRNIEAEK, from the coding sequence ATGGATATAGATGTTGATCAAAGGCAAGTAACCCAGGATGAAAAGCTACAAATAACTCAGCAAGTCAAAGCTGAATTAGTTGATCATCTTTATGAGGGCTGCTTGCCGGGGACTATCAGTGGTGTCGTCATCAGCATTGCATTATTTCTAATTTATTATAAACAGGCTCAGACTTTCTGGCTTTTAGCCTGGCTTGCTTTTTTTAACCTCATGATGGTTGCTTTAACAGGGCTTTATTATTTATATATCCGTCATAAATCAATGTTGTCTTTACAAAATTGGGAATGGGCTTACGTAGGATTAATGGCAGGATGTGCGATTGCATGGGTTCCTGGTATTTTTTTACTTCCACAGGATTTTACGCGCCAATATTTAGCCCTTACTACATTTTTTTTAGCAACGACTGGTTATGCTACGGGATCGATCGGCCAATTTGGTTTGTGTGTTTTAACGCTCAACATCATGTTGCTTCCATTAATGGCATGGAGTTTTTATCAAGGGGGTCTTTTTTATAACATCATCGGTGTTTATTCTCTCATTTATATGGGATTTATGATTGGAATTAATTTACGAAGTACCCGATGGTTTAAAGAGTCTCTTAAGCTAAAATTGGAAAATACATTGGTTAGCTATCAAGCTAACCATGACTTATTAACTGACTTACCCAATCAACGTTTACTTCCTCAATATGTCGAATCAAGTATCGAATTTGTGCAAAAATCAAATCAGACTTTTGCCCTTGTTTGTTTTTCATTAAATCGAATGGAAGTCATAGAAGACAGTTTAGGTGCGCAAGCGGGTAACGCCATTATTCGCTCTGTATCTGATCGGCTTAGTTTACTTCTGCAGCAGTTACAAAAATCTCAGAATGCCCCGCGCGTTATTACAACAATTTCGCGCAAAGATACTTTCAATCTTGTATTTGTACCTATGGAAGAAAGTGAAGTGATGAAGTATGTAGAACAACTTTTTTCTATTTTAGCTGACCCTTTTTATTTAGAACAACGTAGTGTTCGGATGACTGCAAGTATTGGCATTAGTCTCTATCCAAAAGATGGGCTAAGTACCCAAGCCTTATTAATTAATGCAGATGCAGCCATGCTTTCTGCAAAACAGTTTGGTGGTAATCGTCTTGAGTTCTATCGTGAAGAAATTAATGCTCAATTACCGAAACAATTAGAGCTTGAATCAGATTTGCATACTGCGTTACAAAATAAAGAGTTTCAACTTAATTATCAGCCTCTTATCGATATTGAAACGCGGCAAATATATGGGATGGAAGCTTTAATACGTTGGCCACATGCAATTCATGGCTTTATTTCACCCATGCATTTTATTCCGATTGCCGAAGAAACAGGTCTTATTATTCCTATCGGTGAATGGGTGCTCCAAGAGGCTTGTTTCCAAACCAAACGCTGGCATGACATGGGTTTTAAAGGATTAAAAGTTGCAGTTAATTTAGCCGAAAAACAATTACGTCATGAAAGCATTATCGATACCATTAAACGTGCCATTTTATTAACAGGCATCGATCCACTTTGCCTGGAATTGGAAATCACTGAAACTGCAATTTTAGATGAGAAAGTCATTCCCATCATTCAGCAAATAAAATCGCTAGGTTTGTCGCTTGCGGTTGATGATTTTGGTACAGGCTATTCTGGCTTGAGTTACCTTAAACGTTTTTCAGTGGATAAACTTAAAATCGATCAATCTTTTATACGTGATATTCCTGATAATAATGACAGCATGACCATTGTCTCTGCAATCATTGCTATGGCAAAAGAGTTAAAATTGAAAACGCTTGCAGAAGGGGTTGAGACACTAGCGCAATTAGATTTTCTTACTATTAAAGGTTGCGATTTCGCACAAGGGTATTATTTTAGTAAACCGGTTCCTGCCAATCTTTTTACTGAGATCTTAGAAAAGCAAAAAAATGCCATGCGGAATATTGAAGCCGAAAAATAA
- a CDS encoding Smr/MutS family protein, translated as MSKKTKITKEDLDAFYQAVAGTKPLTQKKVKLAPKKVLVRTQPLNTPQDPHDDFVLNETASLAEVDSESFLSYKQPGIADKFLRKLRKGQYNVEAILDLHGETSEGARNAVIHFLKQCLSQEIRVVLIIHGKGHHSQKPILKNKLNLWLRDIQNVLAFCSAAPLHGNRGAIYVLLKQLSYTQNDKNKGDLF; from the coding sequence ATGTCCAAAAAAACTAAAATTACAAAAGAAGATTTGGATGCTTTTTATCAAGCAGTTGCTGGTACAAAACCTTTAACACAAAAAAAAGTAAAACTTGCTCCCAAAAAAGTATTAGTGCGAACGCAACCCTTAAATACCCCCCAAGACCCTCATGATGATTTTGTCTTAAATGAAACAGCCTCCCTAGCTGAAGTCGATAGCGAATCATTTCTTTCCTACAAGCAGCCGGGTATTGCTGATAAATTTCTTCGCAAATTACGCAAAGGTCAATATAATGTGGAAGCAATTTTGGACCTTCATGGTGAAACTTCTGAGGGAGCTCGGAATGCAGTGATTCATTTTTTAAAACAATGTTTGAGTCAAGAAATTAGAGTAGTGCTGATTATTCATGGCAAAGGCCATCATAGCCAAAAGCCGATTTTAAAGAATAAATTGAATCTCTGGCTACGTGACATACAAAATGTTTTAGCTTTTTGCTCTGCTGCACCATTACACGGTAACCGTGGTGCAATTTATGTTTTATTAAAACAATTATCTTACACACAAAACGACAAAAATAAAGGAGACTTATTTTGA